A stretch of the Roseomonas gilardii genome encodes the following:
- a CDS encoding ABC transporter substrate-binding protein, with product MMLKRLLLATALLMPLSVAAQTLPESIRAQGELRVGIEATYPPMAYKDPATNERRGVNVDLVTALGKELGISLRWEEMSFAQLIPSIATDRVDFSGTSMTDLPARREQLSFVDYISTGAQIFTTVAQQKGAREATDFCGRSVATPRTTNYFPQAQAWSEANCVAKGKTPLRVIGTEGAAAARTDLQQGRADGAILGAEYVVYLSQQNPGVFVAIGDPISRNLSGMAFSKSKPELRDAIAAALSRLIADGTYGAILRKHGLEKQALTAITIDAGQ from the coding sequence ATGATGTTGAAGCGCCTCCTTCTCGCCACCGCCCTGCTGATGCCACTGTCGGTGGCGGCGCAGACCTTGCCGGAATCCATCCGCGCGCAGGGTGAGCTGCGCGTGGGGATCGAGGCCACCTATCCACCGATGGCCTATAAGGATCCCGCGACCAACGAGCGACGCGGCGTCAATGTCGATCTGGTGACGGCGCTTGGGAAGGAACTCGGCATCTCGCTCCGCTGGGAGGAGATGTCCTTCGCCCAACTCATTCCCTCGATCGCCACGGACCGGGTGGACTTCAGCGGCACCTCCATGACCGACCTGCCCGCGCGGCGCGAGCAGCTCAGCTTCGTGGACTATATCAGCACCGGCGCGCAGATCTTCACCACGGTGGCGCAGCAGAAGGGTGCCAGGGAGGCCACGGATTTCTGTGGCCGCTCGGTCGCCACGCCCCGCACCACCAACTACTTCCCGCAGGCACAGGCCTGGAGTGAAGCCAATTGCGTGGCCAAGGGAAAGACGCCGCTGCGCGTGATCGGCACCGAGGGCGCGGCCGCCGCGCGCACCGACCTGCAACAGGGCCGTGCCGACGGCGCGATCCTAGGCGCCGAATACGTGGTCTATCTTTCTCAACAGAACCCTGGCGTCTTCGTCGCGATCGGCGACCCGATCTCACGAAACCTGTCCGGCATGGCCTTCAGCAAGTCCAAGCCGGAACTCCGCGATGCCATCGCCGCTGCGCTATCCCGCCTGATCGCCGACGGAACCTATGGCGCGATCTTGCGCAAGCATGGGCTCGAGAAACAGGCCCTGACGGCCATCACCATCGATGCGGGCCAGTAA
- a CDS encoding polysaccharide deacetylase family protein, whose amino-acid sequence MTTERVPLHPANRAQLAPQYPWPAGHKAAMFLSFDVDAETAWTAKDPARFQELVTMSFGGFEARVGVPKLLELLRQEDLKATFFITGWSVEAHPAMCEAILKDGHEIGHHGFHHLMPMPGDPMLVEEVERGLEVLKRRLGVVPLGYRAPSGESCEELRVLLKEKGLLYSSSWRDDVRPYRHLLDDGRPGLIELPVTMTYDDWLYGLSQRYSPRPMFPAEHVLSIWQDELAETRDWGGMVTTVLHPQCSGRPMRLRLLRNFLRHTREYGDVWIATGQEIAAHFVACEEGKLA is encoded by the coding sequence ATGACCACTGAACGCGTTCCCCTGCACCCGGCCAACCGTGCGCAGCTGGCTCCGCAATATCCCTGGCCGGCGGGCCACAAGGCCGCGATGTTCCTGTCCTTCGACGTGGACGCCGAAACGGCCTGGACGGCGAAGGACCCGGCGCGGTTCCAGGAACTGGTCACCATGTCCTTCGGCGGCTTCGAGGCACGCGTCGGCGTTCCGAAGCTCCTGGAACTGCTGCGGCAGGAGGATCTGAAAGCCACTTTCTTCATCACGGGCTGGTCGGTCGAGGCCCATCCAGCGATGTGCGAGGCCATCCTGAAGGATGGGCACGAGATCGGCCATCACGGCTTCCACCACCTGATGCCGATGCCGGGTGATCCCATGCTGGTGGAGGAGGTGGAGCGCGGGCTGGAGGTTCTGAAGCGCCGCCTCGGCGTGGTGCCGCTAGGCTACCGCGCTCCCTCGGGCGAGAGCTGCGAGGAGCTTCGCGTGCTGCTGAAGGAGAAGGGGCTGCTCTATTCCTCCTCCTGGCGTGACGATGTGCGTCCTTATCGCCACCTCCTCGATGACGGCCGCCCCGGGCTGATCGAGCTGCCGGTCACCATGACCTATGACGATTGGCTCTACGGCCTGTCGCAGCGCTACAGCCCGCGCCCGATGTTCCCCGCGGAGCACGTCCTGTCAATCTGGCAGGACGAGCTGGCCGAGACGCGCGACTGGGGTGGCATGGTCACCACCGTGCTGCATCCGCAATGCAGCGGCCGGCCGATGCGGCTGCGGTTGCTGCGCAACTTCTTGCGCCACACCCGCGAATACGGCGATGTCTGGATCGCCACCGGCCAGGAGATCGCAGCACATTTCGTCGCCTGCGAGGAGGGTAAGTTAGCATGA
- a CDS encoding ABC transporter substrate-binding protein, producing the protein MFRTLLLTAVALLPLAAQAAELPESIRSRGSIVTAIVPNYPPLELRDPATNQLTGFDVELGETLAKRLGVKMQWQETTFDQMIASLRTGRVDLILSGMSDTPERRGVANFVDYLRSGSQIFTQASRAAEFPNRDALCGKAVGASRRTNYVNVLRQFSDAECVAKGRPAIRVVGTEGSADARTQLRQGRIDAAMQGNETLPYIMAQEPNTYALVGEPVEYTLMGIGTAKDAEALRTALAEALRGMMADGSYAALLTKWNLTPSAVEKVTINGEG; encoded by the coding sequence ATGTTCAGGACGCTGCTTCTCACTGCGGTCGCTCTGCTGCCGCTAGCCGCCCAGGCGGCTGAACTGCCCGAAAGCATCCGCTCGCGTGGCAGCATCGTGACGGCGATCGTACCCAACTATCCGCCCCTGGAACTGCGCGATCCGGCGACCAATCAACTCACGGGCTTCGATGTGGAGCTGGGCGAGACCCTGGCCAAGCGTCTCGGCGTCAAGATGCAGTGGCAGGAGACGACCTTCGATCAGATGATCGCCTCGCTCCGTACCGGGCGCGTGGATCTCATCCTGTCGGGCATGAGCGACACGCCAGAGCGTAGAGGCGTCGCGAACTTCGTCGATTATCTGCGCTCCGGTTCGCAGATCTTCACCCAGGCCTCGCGTGCCGCCGAGTTCCCGAACCGGGATGCGCTTTGCGGCAAGGCAGTGGGCGCCAGCCGCCGTACGAACTACGTGAACGTATTGAGGCAGTTCAGCGACGCGGAGTGCGTCGCCAAGGGCAGGCCCGCGATCCGTGTTGTTGGCACGGAAGGCTCGGCCGATGCCCGCACCCAGCTCCGCCAGGGCCGTATCGATGCCGCCATGCAGGGCAACGAGACGCTGCCGTATATCATGGCGCAGGAACCGAACACCTATGCCCTGGTCGGCGAGCCGGTTGAGTACACGCTGATGGGGATCGGGACTGCCAAGGATGCCGAGGCACTGCGGACAGCACTGGCCGAGGCGCTGCGCGGGATGATGGCGGATGGCAGTTATGCCGCCCTTCTCACCAAATGGAACCTGACGCCGAGTGCCGTGGAGAAGGTGACGATCAATGGGGAAGGCTGA
- a CDS encoding transporter substrate-binding domain-containing protein produces MKPGNKAMNGKAGTPRRRCLLALAALGMLPPIASWAAVPPLPVEIAARGTLVIALFASFPPMAYKLPADNRLVGVDVDLAADLAKRLGLRVEWQDTSYESAINAMATGRVDMAFSMLNRPESADRLDYVDYLTSGMQIYTLASHTPIAGPEGLCGLRLGANRRNGFDAAMRAWSDTHCVAQGRPAIQIQATEGTPEARLQLRQSRVDAVVQSSESVPYTMAQEAGTYVMVGEPLNRLTIGMAFVKKSSQLRDAMRWALEQSIADGSYAAILARHDLARNAIASSTTP; encoded by the coding sequence ATGAAGCCCGGCAACAAAGCCATGAACGGGAAGGCAGGGACGCCGCGCCGGCGTTGCCTGCTGGCGCTGGCAGCGCTGGGTATGCTGCCGCCGATCGCGTCATGGGCAGCGGTACCGCCGCTGCCGGTCGAGATCGCGGCCCGCGGCACGCTGGTGATCGCACTCTTCGCGTCTTTCCCGCCGATGGCCTACAAGCTGCCCGCTGACAACCGTCTTGTCGGCGTGGATGTGGACTTGGCCGCCGATCTGGCGAAGCGCCTCGGCCTGCGCGTGGAGTGGCAGGACACGTCCTATGAGTCCGCGATCAATGCCATGGCAACCGGGCGCGTGGACATGGCCTTCAGCATGCTGAACCGGCCGGAATCTGCCGATCGGCTGGACTATGTCGACTATCTGACCTCCGGGATGCAGATCTACACCCTGGCCTCGCACACCCCGATTGCGGGCCCCGAGGGACTATGCGGCCTGCGTCTGGGTGCCAACCGCCGGAACGGCTTCGATGCCGCAATGCGGGCATGGAGCGACACGCATTGCGTAGCCCAGGGTCGTCCGGCGATCCAGATCCAGGCCACGGAGGGAACGCCCGAGGCTCGGCTGCAGCTCCGCCAGTCCCGCGTCGATGCGGTCGTGCAGAGCAGCGAATCGGTGCCTTATACGATGGCACAGGAAGCGGGAACCTATGTCATGGTGGGAGAGCCTTTGAACCGCCTGACGATCGGCATGGCCTTCGTGAAGAAATCCAGCCAGCTGCGCGATGCCATGCGCTGGGCGCTGGAACAGAGCATCGCGGATGGGAGCTATGCCGCCATACTCGCGCGGCATGATCTGGCACGCAATGCGATCGCATCTTCCACCACACCCTGA
- a CDS encoding amino acid ABC transporter ATP-binding protein produces MSRPLVSIVDVRKNFGEFQALKGVSLDIHPGEVLCLIGASGSGKTTLLRCVNQLVQPDRGAIWIDGHLNGFRVEGNRLHPLTEKEIARQRLSTGMVFQRFNLFAHMTALENIIEGPVRVQGRGRNEATAEARALLARVGLADKEASYPANLSGGQQQRVAICRAVAMQPKLMLFDEPTSALDPELVGEVLQAMKTLAASGMTMMVVTHELAFAREVADRVVFMDGGAIVEAGTAEEVLGTPREERTRAFLAAVLS; encoded by the coding sequence ATGAGCCGCCCACTGGTTTCCATCGTCGATGTCCGCAAGAATTTCGGCGAGTTCCAGGCTCTGAAAGGCGTCTCCCTCGACATTCATCCCGGCGAGGTGCTGTGCCTGATTGGCGCTTCCGGATCGGGCAAGACGACCTTGCTACGTTGCGTGAACCAGCTCGTTCAGCCTGATCGCGGCGCGATCTGGATCGACGGTCATCTGAATGGCTTCCGCGTCGAGGGCAACCGGCTTCACCCGCTGACGGAGAAGGAGATCGCGCGGCAGCGCCTCTCCACGGGCATGGTCTTCCAGCGCTTCAACCTCTTCGCACATATGACGGCGCTGGAGAATATCATCGAGGGACCGGTACGGGTCCAGGGCCGCGGCCGGAACGAAGCCACTGCCGAGGCGCGCGCCTTGCTGGCCCGTGTCGGGTTGGCAGATAAGGAGGCGTCCTACCCCGCCAACCTGTCCGGCGGCCAGCAGCAGCGCGTGGCGATCTGCCGGGCTGTTGCGATGCAGCCGAAGCTGATGCTCTTCGATGAGCCGACGAGTGCGCTCGACCCCGAGCTGGTGGGAGAGGTCTTGCAGGCCATGAAGACACTCGCCGCCTCGGGCATGACGATGATGGTGGTGACGCACGAACTCGCCTTCGCGCGTGAGGTGGCGGACCGTGTCGTGTTCATGGACGGCGGCGCCATCGTAGAAGCCGGAACGGCAGAGGAGGTCCTCGGCACCCCTCGGGAGGAACGCACGCGTGCTTTCCTCGCCGCAGTCCTTTCATGA